GTCGGCAGGCCCAGCTTGCGCAGATAGGCCCCCAGGAACCTCCGGACCTCCCGGCGCGAGTGCACATCCAACGCCGCCAGGGGCTCATCCAGCAACAGCGCCCGGGGTCCCACGGACAGCGCACGCGCCAGGGCCACGCGCTGCTTCTCCCCACCCGAGAGCGTCTGGGGCCTCCGCTCGGCATACGTCTCGAGCCCCAGCTCGTGGAGCACCTCCTCAATCCGCCGCGCCCGGGTCGCGCGAGTCCATCGCGACGAGGCGCTCGAGAGCGCGAACTCGATGTTCCCCCGGACGGTCAGGTGGGGGAACAGTGCGTAGTCTTGAGGCACGTACCCCATCCTCCGGTGTTCGGGTGGCACCTCGACGGACGTGGCGGTGTCGAGCAGCAGCGTCTCCCCCACCTCGATCCGGCCACGTTGGACAGGCAGCACGCCCAGCAGGAGGGACAGGAGGCTGGTCTTCCCCGCTCCATTGGGACCGACGAGGACGAGCGTCCCCGGGGACGTGTCCAGCTGAGCGTCGATGACCACGCGGCCCACGCGAGCCATGAGATGGGCACGGAGGCCCCGGACGTCGCTCACGGCTCCGGCTCCACGAGGGTGACGGGGCGTCCCGAGACCGCCTTCACGAACAGGAGCAGCGAGAAGGCAACCAGCACGAGGAGCACGGACAACGCCTGCGCGGCCCGGACGTCCGCTTCGAGCGCGGTGTAGATGGCCAGTGGCAGCGTCTGCGTCACGCCCTGCAGGTTCCCGGCGAACATCAGCGTCGCGCC
The sequence above is drawn from the Archangium gephyra genome and encodes:
- a CDS encoding ABC transporter ATP-binding protein, which encodes MSDVRGLRAHLMARVGRVVIDAQLDTSPGTLVLVGPNGAGKTSLLSLLLGVLPVQRGRIEVGETLLLDTATSVEVPPEHRRMGYVPQDYALFPHLTVRGNIEFALSSASSRWTRATRARRIEEVLHELGLETYAERRPQTLSGGEKQRVALARALSVGPRALLLDEPLAALDVHSRREVRRFLGAYLRKLGLPTVVVTHDVLDARLLGQRIAVLEAGRVSQCGTWEELAAHPASRFVEEFVASATELG